A region of the Streptococcus suis genome:
AGACTGTGAAGTGCATGCTTGTTCTCGTTTAAAGATTGTTCAACAGTTCTCATGAGAATATTTTAGCAATAAATAGTTCGGTTATCAAGCAAAAAAAGTTAAATCCTATATTCATAGGTAAAGTACTTTATATAGCATAGAGGAGCTGAACTGTGGGTCTCAGTTCTTGTATTCGTTCTCTGTCTGAAGGAGAATGAAAGTTTATTCACAATTCAATTACGGAAAAAATGGAAATATGCTTTAACTTGTAGTATAATAGGACTACTATGGAAAAAAAGATTTTTCAACTTTTGGAAGTATTGGCAACGAAGAAGGGACAGCTGATAGCTGGTTCCTTTATACTCCTAAGTGTCATGACTTTTTCGATATTCGTTATTTGGGACCTTGCAGCTAAGCCTTTTTCTGATGTGCAGAATCACGCTATTTCTGTAGCTCGAGACTATACGGATATGGAGGTTGTTGATGATGTCTCTATCTACAACGGGACAGAAACATACTTTAGCGTGCAAGGAAAGACGAGTCAGGGGGAAATGATTGCGGTTATCATTCCTGAAGAGACAAATACTGTGTACGTTTATCCAATGGCGAATGGTATTTCTAAGGAAGAAGCGCAGGCAGTCGCTACAGAGAATGGTGCGTCAGCAGCTGATAGGGTGATTCTAGGTTTTAGGGATGACAAACCAATTTGGGAGGTCAAATCTGGGACAGCTTATTATTTAGTAAATTTTGAAACAGGAGATTTTATCAAGAAGGAGGGCTTATGAGCAAGCTATCAAAACGTGTCTTAGAAATGGAAGAAAGTGTCACGCTGGCAGCCGGTGCGCGTGCAAAAGCCTTGAAGGCAGAAGGTCGTGATATTCTGGAATTAACCTTGGGTGAGCCAGACTTCGTCACACCGAAAAATATTCAAGAAGCTGCTATTAAGTCTATCGAAGATGGTAAGGCGAGTTTTTATACGGTAGCTTCAGGGCTTCCTGAGTTGAAGGACGCAGTCAATACCTACTTTGAGAATTTCTATGGCTACTCTATCGAACGCAATCAAGTCGTTCTTGCAACAGGTGCCAAGTTTGTCCTCTACGCTTTCTTTGCGGCAGTCATCAATCCTGATGATGAGGTTCTGATTCCAACACCTTACTGGGTATCCTATGCTGACCAAATCAAGATGAACGAAGGTGTGCCTGTCTTTGTCACTGCAAGGGAAGAGCATAATTTCAAGGTAACGGTCGACCAGCTGGAAGCGGCTCGGACTGACAAGACCAAGGTCCTCTTGCTCAACAGTCCGTCCAATCCGACGGGTATGATTTACACCCGTGAGGAATTGGAAGCTATTGGCAACTGGGCTGTGGAACACGACATTCTCATCTTGGCAGACGATATTTACGGTCGTTTGGTCTATAATGGAAATACCTTCACACCGATTTCAAGCATTTCAGAAAGCATTCGTCAGCAGACTATTGTGGTCAATGGTGTGGCAAAAGCCTATGCCATGACAGGTTGGCGGGTTGGATTTGCCGTTGGTAATCCTGAAATCATTGCAGCCATGAGTAAGATTGTCGGACAAACGACGTCAAACTTAACAACCGCTGCTCAGTATGCGGCCATTGAAGCCTTTACAGGTCCGCAAGATACAGTAGAAACCATGCGTCAGGCCTTTGAAGAGCGACTCAATACCATTTATCCCTTGCTGGCAGAAGTACCAGGTTTTGAGGTTATCAAGCCAGAAGGAGCCTTCTATCTCTTCCCAAATGTCAAAAAGGCCATGGAAATGAAGGGCTACACAGATGTGACTGAATTTACCACTGCTATCTTGGAAGAAGTAGGAGTAGCCTTGGTGACCGGTGCAGGGTTTGGAGCTCCTGAGAATATCCGCCTCAGCTATGCAACAGATATGGACACGCTCAAAGAAGCAGTAGCTCGACTACACACATTTATGAAATAATAAAAAGAGGAAAAATAATGTCTAGAAAATTGATTACCATCAACCAAGTAAAAGATTATGTCGGTCAAGAAGTGACCATCGGTG
Encoded here:
- a CDS encoding peptidase, which gives rise to MEKKIFQLLEVLATKKGQLIAGSFILLSVMTFSIFVIWDLAAKPFSDVQNHAISVARDYTDMEVVDDVSIYNGTETYFSVQGKTSQGEMIAVIIPEETNTVYVYPMANGISKEEAQAVATENGASAADRVILGFRDDKPIWEVKSGTAYYLVNFETGDFIKKEGL
- a CDS encoding aspartate aminotransferase; translation: MSKLSKRVLEMEESVTLAAGARAKALKAEGRDILELTLGEPDFVTPKNIQEAAIKSIEDGKASFYTVASGLPELKDAVNTYFENFYGYSIERNQVVLATGAKFVLYAFFAAVINPDDEVLIPTPYWVSYADQIKMNEGVPVFVTAREEHNFKVTVDQLEAARTDKTKVLLLNSPSNPTGMIYTREELEAIGNWAVEHDILILADDIYGRLVYNGNTFTPISSISESIRQQTIVVNGVAKAYAMTGWRVGFAVGNPEIIAAMSKIVGQTTSNLTTAAQYAAIEAFTGPQDTVETMRQAFEERLNTIYPLLAEVPGFEVIKPEGAFYLFPNVKKAMEMKGYTDVTEFTTAILEEVGVALVTGAGFGAPENIRLSYATDMDTLKEAVARLHTFMK